One Rosa chinensis cultivar Old Blush chromosome 3, RchiOBHm-V2, whole genome shotgun sequence DNA window includes the following coding sequences:
- the LOC112191756 gene encoding 7-deoxyloganetic acid glucosyltransferase gives METHMKLQPHVLLLPFPAQGHIKPMLALAQLLCHAGIHVTFLNTEHNHRQLTQRQALSARFPTLHFHSISDNLPSDNPRSLSSNFMDIVTSLRSKTAPLLHQLLVSLTSKIDVGSAAQLPPLGCVITDWLMCFAIEAAEEVGIPVIAFRTTSACSFWCDSCIPKLIEEAQLPFGDEDMDMTVRGILGMECLLRRRDLPSTCRLPIEHPVMQFYMEEARSITRASSLIINTFDDLESSVLSHIASRFSNIYTVGPLHALLKSRFVDDNPSSSSSAAASLRQEDRRCMMWLDSQRVGSVIFVSFGSVVKLTRVQLLEFWHGLVNSGSPFLWVIRSDLLRSSAAEHASHLTPAELEIGTKERGFIVDWAPQEEVLAHETVVGFLTHSGWNSTLEAIWAGVPMLCWPQLADQQVNSRWVGEVWKIGVDMKDTCDRSTIEKMIKTLMEGKERDMISRSVDQFAKLAQTSVSESGSSYHNLEKLIQYLREIYDLICIRFTVSYLYMQEVQLGLHNHVLLA, from the exons ATGGAGACGCATATGAAGCTCCAGCCACACGTGCTACTACTGCCCTTCCCAGCACAAGGCCACATCAAGCCCATGCTAGCCTTGGCGCAGCTTCTCTGCCACGCCGGCATCCACGTCACCTTCCTCAACACCGAGCACAACCACCGCCAGCTCACCCAACGCCAAGCCCTCTCCGCCCGATTCCCTACTCTCCACTTCCACTCCATCTCCGACAACCTCCCCTCCGATAATCCACGCTCCCTTTCCTCTAATTTCATGGACATAGTCACGTCCTTGAGGTCCAAAACGGCGCCACTCCTGCATCAACTCCTGGTCTCCCTCACAAGCAAAATCGACGTCGGCTCTGCAGCTCAGCTGCCTCCTTTGGGCTGTGTGATAACAGACTGGCTCATGTGTTTCGCAATTGAAGCGGCGGAGGAGGTCGGGATTCCCGTGATTGCCTTCCGCACCACCAGCGCTTGCAGCTTCTGGTGTGACTCATGCATCCCCAAGCTAATTGAAGAAGCTCAGCTGCCTTTTGGAG ATGAAGATATGGATATGACGGTGAGAGGCATTCTTGGGATGGAATGCCTTTTACGACGAAGGGACCTACCGAGTACTTGCAGATTACCAATCGAGCACCCGGTTATGCAGTTTTACATGGAAGAGGCCAGATCCATAACTCGAGCTTCCAGTCTCATTATTAACACCTTCGACGACCTCGAGTCCTCAGTTCTCTCCCACATTGCCTCTCGATTTTCAAATATTTACACCGTCGGACCATTGCATGCTCTCCTCAAATCCCGTTTCGTGGACGACAACCCATCTTCCTCATCCTCCGCCGCCGCCTCTTTGCGCCAAGAAGACCGTCGTTGCATGATGTGGCTGGACTCCCAAAGGGTTGGGTCTGTAATTTTCGTGAGCTTCGGAAGTGTAGTGAAACTAACACGTGTTCAATTACTAGAGTTTTGGCACGGATTGGTTAATAGTGGGTCCCCTTTTCTATGGGTCATCCGCTCAGATTTGCTACGGAGTAGCGCAGCAGAGCACGCAAGTCACCTGACCCCGGCAGAGTTGGAGATAGGTACAAAAGAACGGGGGTTTATAGTGGATTGGGCCCCGCAAGAAGAGGTCCTGGCCCATGAAACTGTGGTTGGGTTTTTGACCCATAGCGGGTGGAATTCAACACTGGAGGCAATTTGGGCCGGAGTCCCAATGCTTTGCTGGCCCCAACTAGCCGACCAACAGGTGAATAGTAGATGGGTTGGAGAGGTTTGGAAGATTGGGGTTGACATGAAGGACACATGTGATAGATCGACGATCGAGAAGATGATCAAAACCTTAATGGAAGGTAAAGAAAGAGATATGATTTCAAGGTCGGTTGATCAATTTGCAAAACTGGCGCAAACTTCTGTGAGTGAAAGTGGCTCTTCATATCATAACCTAGAGAAACTTATTCAATACTTGAGAGAAATTTATGATTTGATTTGTATAAGATTCACAGTTTCATACTTGTATATGCAAGAAGTTCAGTTAGGACTTCACAATCATGTCCTACTCGCTTGA